A part of Mucilaginibacter defluvii genomic DNA contains:
- a CDS encoding HD domain-containing protein: protein MLAPQQAEIINQTKTYVQQTLEHAEGGHDWWHIRRVWGNAKLIAKGEQANHFVIELAALLHDIADAKFHDGDEEIGPATAGKWLQSLDVDAETIIHVQQIIRHMSFKASFGQVAFTSKEMQIVQDADRLDAIGAIGIARAFSYGGFKGRALYHPDIQPQLNLTKEEYKNTTAPTINHFYEKLLLLKDKMNTDTGRQIAQQRHDYMLQFLEQFYAEWNGER, encoded by the coding sequence ATGTTAGCACCACAACAAGCGGAGATTATCAATCAAACCAAAACTTACGTACAGCAAACTCTTGAACATGCCGAAGGCGGCCATGATTGGTGGCATATTCGCCGTGTTTGGGGTAATGCAAAGCTCATTGCCAAAGGCGAGCAGGCTAATCATTTTGTGATTGAGCTGGCTGCATTGTTGCATGATATTGCCGATGCTAAATTTCATGATGGTGATGAGGAGATAGGCCCGGCTACAGCCGGCAAATGGCTGCAAAGCCTTGATGTTGATGCCGAAACTATTATTCATGTTCAGCAGATCATCAGGCATATGTCGTTCAAGGCCAGTTTTGGGCAGGTAGCGTTTACCTCTAAGGAGATGCAAATAGTACAGGATGCTGACCGCCTTGATGCGATTGGCGCTATTGGCATTGCACGGGCATTCAGCTACGGTGGTTTTAAAGGCCGGGCATTGTACCATCCGGATATTCAGCCGCAACTTAACCTAACCAAAGAGGAGTATAAAAACACCACCGCTCCTACCATTAATCATTTTTACGAAAAGCTGTTACTGCTTAAAGATAAAATGAATACTGATACCGGCAGGCAGATAGCGCAGCAACGCCATGATTATATGCTGCAGTTTCTTGAACAGTTTTACGCAGAATGGAACGGCGAAAGGTAG